Proteins encoded in a region of the Salvelinus namaycush isolate Seneca unplaced genomic scaffold, SaNama_1.0 Scaffold37, whole genome shotgun sequence genome:
- the LOC120040654 gene encoding ankyrin repeat and SAM domain-containing protein 4B-like yields the protein MSRYHKAAIDGYLDLLKEATRKDLNSPDEDGMTPTLWAAFHGHVEALQLICSRGGDPNRSDIWGNTPLHHAATNGHMHILSFLVNFGANLFSQDNDFHTAMDVAASGDRMDCVRFLDSAASQQTIQNAKKVARLKKEATKEAEMRVKLCERVKKRHKSKMDKMYQGSVSEASTASPSFSKMGTINSVNEQFSKLIASDTSGSLTARSKGTLQRIFGKKDKGITEKVGRDGNVIFVKQENGTLSGKPEFMGVFSEQDEIDEEEDGGMRRFTDDEVNDDDEEEDGPGAKESIFKRPGLGNMVFRKNFSMEMGIEPDDFPSGNNENLGFLIRREGFDTEGEDTGFVEDEEDGDLPWNQEEIGLDDDQDEETSPLDAFLSSISLPDFSPAFTREQLDLEALMLCSDDDLKGIRIQLGPRKKILEAAARRKSALEKPGAIKDSFL from the exons ATGTCTAGGTACCACAAAGCAGCGATCGATGGCTACCTGGACCTCTTGAAAGAGGCTACCAGGAAAGACCTGAATTCTCCGGACGAGGACGGGATGACGCCTACGCTATGGGCTGCTTTTCATGGACACGTCGAGGCCCTTCAACTTATATGTAGCCGAGG AGGGGACCCCAACAGGAGCGACATCTGGGGCAACACGCCGCTGCACCACGCCGCCACCAACGGTCACATGCACATCCTCAGCTTCCTGGTCAACTTCGGCGCCAACCTCTTCTCCCAGGACAACGACTTCCACACAGCTATGGACGTGGCAGCGTCGGGCGACCGCATGGACTGCGTGCGATTCCTGGACAGTGCCGCATCACAGCAGACCATCCAGAATGCCAAGAAAGTGGCCAGGCTGAAGAAGGAGGCCACCAAAGAGGCTGAAATGCGGGTGAAGCTGTGTGAGAGGGTCAAAAAAAGGCACAAGAGCAAGATGGATAAGATGTACCAAGGGTCAGTGTCAGAGGCCAGCACGGCATCTCCGTCGTTCTCCAAGATGGGCACCATCAACAGTGTGAACGAGCAGTTCTCCAAGCTGATCGCCTCCGATACCTCAGGCTCGCTTACGGCCCGGTCGAAGGGGACCCTCCAGAGGATATTCGGGAAAAAGGATAAAGGAATAACGGAGAAGGTGGGAAGAGACGGGAACGTCATCTTCGTCAAGCAGGAGAACGGCACCCTCTCTGGGAAGCCTGAGTTCATGGGCGTTTTCTCCGAGCAGGACGAGATCGATGAGGAAGAGGACGGAGGGATGAGAAGATTCACGGATGATGAAGTTAATGACGATGACGAAGAAGAAGATGGCCCAGGAGCCAAGGAGTCCATCTTCAAACGGCCCGGCCTGGGGAACATGGTCTTCAGGAAGAACTTCTCCATGGAGATGGGGATAGAGCCTGACGACTTCCCCAGTGGGAACAATGAAAACCTGGGCTTCCTCATCCGCAGAGAGGGGTTCGACACAGAAGGGGAGGACACAGGCTTTGTTGAGGACGAGGAGGACGGCGACCTGCCCTGGAACCAGGAGGAGATTGGCCTGGATGACGACCAGGATGAGGAGACCTCCCCGCTGGATGCCTTCCTCTCATCCATCTCCCTGCCAGACTTCTCCCCAGCCTTCACCCGCGAACAGCTGGACCTGGAGGCGCTGATGCTCTGTTCCGACGACGACCTCAAGGGCATCCGCATCCAACTGGGGCCCCGTAAGAAGATCCTGGAAGCTGCCGCTCGCCGGAAAAGTGCACTGGAGAAACCTGGCGCCATCAAGGACAGCTTCCTGTGA
- the snu13a gene encoding SNU13 homolog, small nuclear ribonucleoprotein a (U4/U6.U5) — protein sequence MADAEVNPKAYPLADATLSKTILDLVQQAANYKQLRKGANEATKTLNRGIAEFIVMAADAEPLEIILHLPLLCEDKNVPYVFVRSKQALGRACGVSRPVIATSVTIKEGSQLKPQIQSTQMAIERLLV from the exons ATG GCTGATGCAGAAGTCAACCCCAAGGCCTACCCTCTGGCTGATGCCACACTGAGCAAAACCATCCTGGACCTTGTGCAGCAAGCTGCCAATTACAAGCAGCTCCGCAAAGGGGCCAATGAAG CCACTAAAACACTTAACCGCGGTATTGCTGAGTTCATCGTGATGGCCGCAGACGCAGAGCCCCTGGAGATCATCCTCCACCTGCCACTGCTCTGCGAGGACAAGAACGTGCCCTATGTGTTTGTGCGCTCCAAGCAGGCCCTGGGACGCGCCTGTGGGGTCTCACGCCCAGTCATTGCCACTTCGGTCACCATCAAGGAGGGCTCGCAGCTCAAGCCCCAGATCCAGTCTACCCAGATGGCCATTGAGAGACTGCTGGTGTGA
- the LOC120040639 gene encoding peroxisomal membrane protein PMP34-like: MSDNGASAINLLSYETLVHAVAGAVGSMTAMSVFFPLDTARIRLQVDENRKSKSTAILLAEIAKEEGLLSLYRGWFPVISSLCCSNFVYFYTFNTLKKVMVGNQGRSSPGKDLLMGFISGAVNVLLTTPMWVVNTRLKLQGAKFRNEDLQQTHYRGIFDAFSQIIASEGVGTLWNGTLPSLVLVFNPAVVFMFYEAMKRKAGRGGRKITSAEIFLIGAVAKAIATTATYPLQTVQAILRFGQHKAEGKGGLLGSLRNMVYLLMDRIKRHGVLGLYKGLEAKLLQTVLTAALMFVVYEKITAATFKVMGINKKLKH, translated from the exons ATGTCCGACAATGGTGCCTCAGCGATCAACCTTCTGTCTTATGAGACACTGGTACACGCCGTGGCAGGTGCAGTG GGTAGCATGACGGCGATGTCCGTCTTCTTTCCTTTGGATACAGCGAGGATCAGACTTCAGG TGGATGAGAATCGGAAGTCCAAATCGACTGCCATTCTCCTGGCTGAAATAGCAAAGGAGGAAGGCCT gTTGTCTCTGTACAGAGGCTGGTTCCCAGTCATCTCCAGTCTGTGCTGCTCCAACTTTGTCTACTTCTACACCTTCAACACACTGAAGAAAGTCATGGTGGGTAATCAGGGCCGGTCCAGCCCGGGAAAAGACCTCCTCATGGGCTTCATCTCAG GGGCAGTGAACGTGCTCCTGACCACGCCCATGTGGGTGGTCAACACCCGGCTCAAGCTGCAGGGGGCAAAGTTCAGGAACGAAGACCTCCAGCAGACCCACTACAGAGGCATCTTTG ATGCTTTCTCGCAGATCATAGCCAGCGAGGGAGTGGGGACTCTTTGGAATGGTACACTGCCTTCTCTGGTGCTGGTCTTCAACCCTGCAGTTGTGTTCATGTTCTATGAAGCCATGAAGAGGAAAGCAGGCCGAGGAGGGAGGAag ATTACATCAGCAGAGATCTTTCTCATTGGAGCTGTGGCCAAGGCCATCGCTACCACGGCGACGTATCCCCTGCAGACCGTCCAGGCCATTCTAAGG TTTGGGCAGCACAAAGCTGAGGGCAAGGGAGGTCTACTGGGCAGTCTCCGAAACATGGTCTACCTACTTATGGACAGAATCAA GAGGCATGGTGTGCTGGGCTTATACAAAGGCCTGGAGGCCAAACTGCTCCAGACGGTACTAACGGCAGCCCTCATGTTCGTGGTGTACGAGAAGATCACCGCAGCCACTTTCAAGGTCATGGGCATCAACAAGAAACTGAAGCACTGA
- the LOC120040624 gene encoding kelch-like protein 20, with amino-acid sequence MAEIIAVNISATSATFFLPPSPVLEDSGFPLASLDSEDYVFVEARHPNKVLEGLNSLRLNNAFCDVTLCCGGQEFPCHRIVLASFSSYFQAMFSTDLMESRQERVAINGVESQMIGMLVSYAYTAEVVISKANVQALLAAANLLDVMAVREACCRFMERQMDEMNCVGIHCFAEAHSCRELEKRSMDYILQHFGSVCQQEEFLSLCADKLTEIIASDHLNVAKEETVFEATMLWLEKSATRRQSFEKVLEHIRLPLISPYYIHDVIESLEVVRESQRCQRLISEAKDYLLLQDRRGELYCPRARPRRSTGTAEVIVTVGGEDDKVVLRSVESFDPLTSQWKSLACLPFAVSKHGLVVSGSTLYLAGGEFPDGSASREMWRYDPCFDSWLEMAPMNVARSELGLVMLDGYVFAVGGWEGRSRLDSVECYNPHTNTWQFMESVKMAVTSPAVVALDGLLYVTGGAVLEDGDGTDLAQVYNPKTSVWTEVAPMQIARSGSAACTLKGKIYVIGGWHASTENTDKVECYDPKSNQWTMCAHMRERRYRPGVAVVDGKIYVLGGEEGWDRYHDTIERYCEETDSWEIVGEMPTSRSWLSCVSLQLRKDAHGGSRPGTASETEFSVD; translated from the exons ATGGCCGAAATCATTGCTGTGAACATCTCAGCCACATCCGCCACCTTCTTCCTGCCCCCATCTCCTGTCCTTGAGGACTCTGGCTTTCCCCTGGCCTCACTGGACAGTGAGGATTATGTGTTTGTGGAGGCCAGGCACCCCAACAAGGTCCTGGAGGGCCTGAACAGCCTGCGTCTCAACAATGCCTTCTGTGATGTGACACTGTGCTGTGGGGGGCAGGAGTTCCCCTGTCACCGCATCGTACTGGCTTCCTTTAGCTCCTACTTCCAG GCCATGTTCTCCACAGACCTGATGGAGTCCAGACAGGAGCGGGTGGCCATCAACGGAGTGGAGTCCCAGATGATTGGCATGCTGGTCAGCTACGCCTACACGGCTGAGGTGGTCATCTCCAAGGCCAATGTGCAG GCCCTGCTGGCTGCGGCTAACCTCTTGGACGTGATGGCAGTGCGCGAAGCCTGCTGCCGCTTCATGGAGCGCCAGATGGATGAGATGAACTGTGTGGGTATCCACTGCTTCGCTGAGGCCCACTCCTGTAGGGAGCTGGAGAAACGCAGCATGGACTACATCCTCCAGCACTTCGGCAGTGTCTGCCAACAG gaggagttcctgtctctgtgtgcagACAAGCTGACGGAGATCATCGCCAGCGACCACCTGAACGTAGCCAAGGAGGAGACTGTGTTCGAGGCCACCATGCTGTGGCTGGAAAAGAGCGCCACCCGCAGGCAGAGCTTTGAAAAG GTCTTGGAGCACATCCGCCTGCCCCTGATCAGCCCGTACTACATCCACGATGTGATTGAGTCTCTGGAGGTGGTCCGTGAGTCCCAGCGCTGTCAGAGGCTCATCTCTGAGGCCAAGGACTACCTGCTGCTACAGGACCGACGAGGAGAGCTCTACTGCCCCCGAGCACGCCCACGTAGGTCCACAG GGACAGCTGAGGTGATTGTGACGGTGGGGGGAGAAGACGATAAGGTGGTGCTGCGTAGCGTGGAGAGTTTTGACCCCCTTACCAGCCAGTGGAAGAGTCTGGCCTGCCTGCCCTTCGCTGTCAGTAAACACGGCCTGGTGGTTTCAG GCTCCACTCTGTACCTGGCTGGAGGGGAGTTCCCTGATGGCTCGGCCAGCAGAGAGATGTGGCGCTATGACCCCTGCTTCGACTCCTGGCTGGAGATGGCCCCCATGAACGTAGCCCGCTCAGAgctag GTTTGGTGATGCTGGATGGCTATGTGTTTGCGGTGGGGGGCTGGGAGGGCCGTTCCCGCCTGGACTCGGTAGAGTGTTACAACCCCCACACCAACACCTGGCAGTTCATGGAGTCGGTCAAGATGGCCGTCACCAGCCCTGCTGTGGTGGCACTGGATGGTCTGCTCTATGTCACAG GTGGTGCTGTTCTAGAGGATGGTGACGGCACAGACCTGGCCCAGGTGTACAACCCTAAAACGTCTGTATGGACTGAGGTGGCCCCCATGCAGATCGCTCGCTCCGGCTCTGCTGCCTGCACCCTGAAGGGGAAAATCTACGTCATAG GTGGCTGGCATGCGTCCACAGAGAACACAGACAAGGTGGAGTGTTACGACCCCAAGAGTAACCAGTGGACCATGTGTGCTCACATGAGGGAGAGGCGCTACCGGCCCGGTGTGGCCGTGGTGGACGGCAAGATCTACGTGCTGGGTGGAGAGGAGGGCTGGGACAG GTACCACGACACCATCGAGCGGTActgtgaggagacagacagctgGGAGATCGTGGGGGAGATGCCCACCAGCCGGAGCTGGCTGAGCTGTGTCTCTCTGCAGCTGAGGAAGGACGCCCATGGGGGCAGCCGCCCCGGCACTGCCTCGGAGACCGAGTTCTCTGTGGACTGA